A window from Citrus sinensis cultivar Valencia sweet orange chromosome 3, DVS_A1.0, whole genome shotgun sequence encodes these proteins:
- the LOC102614801 gene encoding probable pectinesterase 53, with translation MASKSYFQFILFLLSLSNFSLKCCSLRNVDKETDFNKWVSWNIQNHQKKALWQAESVSQQVPGAGGRVLDGKLWKAETNKVRITVCQNGTGDFKTIREAIKSIPPYNTRRVILEIKPGVYREKVSIPKTLPFVTFLGNSSDPPTITGNDTASVPGSDGKPLKTFQSATVAVDADYFVAINMKFQNTAPHVVGSMGEQAVALRISGTKAAFYNCSFYGAQDTLYDHKGLHYFNNCFIQGSVDFIFGYGRSLYENCYLNSTAKKKASLTAQKRSSSSIDSGFSFKNNVVTGSGLVYLGRAWGDYSRVVFSFTFMDKIVLPQGWSDWGDQKRDTRVFYGEYKCSGPGANLTGRVPWARILTDEEAKPFIGT, from the exons ATGGCTTCAAAATCCTATTTTCAATTCATTCTCTTCCTTCtttctttgtcaaattttAGTCTCAAATGTTGTTCATTAAGGAATGTAGATAAAGAAACGGATTTCAACAAATGGGTCTCGTGGAACatccaaaatcatcaaaagaagGCTCTGTGGCAAGCAGAGTCAGTCAGCCAACAAGTTCCTGGAGCTGGTGGCAGGGTTCTTGATGGCAAACTGTGGAAGGCTGAAACGAACAAAGTGAGAATAACTGTTTGTCAGAATGGGACTGGAGATTTTAAAACCATCAGGGAAGCAATTAAGAGCATTCCACCGTACAACACCAGGAGAGTTATACTGGAGATCAAACCAGGTGTTTACAG GGAAAAAGTTAGCATCCCAAAAACGTTGCCGTTTGTTACATTCTTAGGGAATTCCAGTGACCCTCCAACCATCACTGGGAATGATACTGCATCGGTTCCTGGAAGCGATGGGAAGCCATTGAAGACATTCCAAAGCGCAACTGTAGCTGTGGATGCCGACTATTTTGTCGCCATCAACATGAAGTTTCAG AACACGGCTCCACATGTGGTTGGATCGATGGGAGAACAAGCCGTTGCACTTCGTATTTCAGGGACTAAGGCTGCGTTTTACAACTGCAGCTTCTATGGTGCTCAAGACACGCTTTATGATCACAAGGGCCTTCACTATTTCAACAACTGCTTCATCCAAGGATCCGTTGACTTCATTTTCGGCTATGGCAGGTCACTCTATGAG AATTGCTATTTGAATTCCACAGCGAAGAAAAAGGCCTCTCTCACAGCGCAAAAGCGTTCCAGTTCCTCGATTGACAGTGggttttctttcaaaaataacgtGGTGACGGGAAGCGGGCTTGTTTATCTTGGTAGAGCTTGGGGTGATTACTCGAGAGTTGTGTTCTCCTTCACATTCATGGATAAAATTGTTCTTCCTCAAGGCTGGAGTGATTGGGGCGACCAAAAACGTGATAC TAGAGTGTTTTATGGAGAGTACAAGTGCAGTGGACCAGGAGCCAACTTGACTGGAAGAGTGCCGTGGGCTCGAATTCTCACAGATGAAGAGGCTAAGCCGTTTATAGGGACTTAA
- the LOC102615104 gene encoding transcription factor MYB78, translated as MDAHVGGFSSGNHRQQSEEAILGVRKGPWTVEEDSLLMNYVAIHGEGRWNAVASSAGLNRTGKSCRLRWLNYLRPDVRRGNITLQEQLMILELHSRWGNRWSKIAQYLPGRTDNEIKNYWRTRVQKHAKQLKCDVNSKQFRDAMRFVWVPRLIERIQAQSDSNSSGQPTSSTTTCTDNSTTTNHADLATSQVSDSRPDPSFRADISGAQVYPESDLNDSYNLHSDWNYSQNGLDNACESWGWSKPGSDTQGFEQQIQNNNWLGCGDSLESLWNEENIWFLRQQLYDDKV; from the exons ATGGACGCACACGTGGGAGGTTTTAGCTCTGGAAATCATCGTCAGCAGAGTGAAGAAGCGATCCTTGGCGTGAGAAAAGGTCCCTGGACTGTTGAAGAAGACTCTTTGCTTATGAACTACGTTGCCATTCACGGTGAAGGTCGCTGGAACGCTGTCGCCAGCTCTGCAG GATTAAACAGAACGGGAAAAAGCTGCAGATTGAGGTGGTTGAATTACCTGCGCCCAGATGTTCGACGAGGGAATATCACTCTTCAAGAACAGCTGATGATTCTTGAACTCCATTCTCGATGGGGCAACAG GTGGTCAAAAATAGCACAGTACTTGCCCGGACGAACGGACAATGAGATCAAGAATTACTGGAGGACGAGGGTTCAAAAGCACGCGAAGCAACTCAAATGTGACGTTAACAGCAAACAGTTCAGGGATGCCATGCGTTTCGTTTGGGTGCCCCGTTTGATTGAGCGGATCCAGGCTCAATCCGATTCAAATTCCTCGGGCCAGCCCACTTCGTCCACCACCACGTGTACCGATAACAGTACGACTACTAATCATGCAGACCTGGCCACGAGTCAAGTTTCCGATTCAAGGCCGGACCCCAGTTTCAGGGCCGATATATCGGGTGCCCAAGTCTACCCCGAGTCGGACTTGAACGATTCTTACAACCTGCATTCTGATtggaattattcacaaaacGGGTTGGACAATGCATGTGAGTCATGGGGCTGGTCTAAACCGGGTTCGGATACGCAAGGATTTGAGCAACAGATACAGAACAACAATTGGTTAGGTTGCGGGGACTCCTTGGAAAGCTTGTGGAATGAGGAGAATATCTGGTTCTTGCGACAGCAGCTTTACGATGATAAAGTTTAG